A part of Octopus sinensis linkage group LG7, ASM634580v1, whole genome shotgun sequence genomic DNA contains:
- the LOC115214398 gene encoding solute carrier family 15 member 4-like: protein MDCDIEESVKSCRFCALAAKSPLVKFQPWPKTDSSWIRLHIDFSGPLNGAYYLIVVDSYTKFYWFIHVGALIAYSCVALVQQNISFEIGYLIPFLSMLFAMVALVSGRNIYRHSYPAGSALLQSAKIIREGIKRHKLVKNQARSQGRKISSLDAAKKENGGSFDAETVDGVLSSLKVLPVFIAIIFYWAIYSQMSSTYFLQGTVMDISINGAPMSVAVLNVFNVVIVLILIPILDFVYKYLQKIGKNPTPLQRMGFGLVLTALSVAVAGIVEIFRVKELRAHGGVVQLLANKPYNASHVSIFAQIPQFALIGFGEVFTSIAVLSQQLSQYSVYFFFLRFGICIFPSTGKFERIGHGNLPVH from the exons ATGGACTGTGACATTGAAGAGTCAGTGAAATCCTGCCGATTTTGTGCACTTGCAGCCAAGTCACCACTGGTAAAATTTCAACCGTGGCCTAAAACCGACAGTTCATGGATCAGGCTTCATATAGATTTTTCTGGACCACTAAATGGTGCATATTACCTGATTGTGGTAGATAGTTATACTAA GTTCTACTGGTTCATCCATGTTGGTGCATTAATTGCATACTCATGTGTGGCCTTAGTACAGcagaatatttcttttgaaattggttatttaattccatttctcAGTATGTTGTTTGCAATGGTTGCACTGGTCTCTGGACGTAACATTTATAGGCACTCTTACCCAGCAG GTAGCGCCCTCTTACAGAGTGCTAAAATAATCCGGGAAGGAATCAAGAGACATAAATTGGTGAAGAACCAAGCAAGATCTCAGGGCAGGAAAATCAGTAGCCTTGATGCAGCCAAGAAGGAGAATGGGGGATCATTTGATGCTGAAACTGTTGACGGAGTCTTGAGTTCTTTGAAAGTTTTACCTGTGTTTATTGCTATCATCTTTTATTGGGCAATTTATTCCCAA aTGTCTTCCACATATTTCCTACAAGGAACTGTTATGGACATTTCCATCAATGGTGCTCCAATGTCAGTTGCAGTATTAAATGTCTTCAATGTGGTCATCGTTCTAATTCTGATTCCTATCCTAGATTTTGTCTACAAATATCTCCAGAAGATTGGCAAAAATCCAACACCGCTGCAACGTATGG GGTTTGGATTAGTATTAACTGCACTATCAGTGGCTGTAGCTGGAATTGTGGAAATATTCCGAGTAAAAGAATTGAGGGCACATGGAGGTGTAGTACAGCTCTTGGCTAATAAACCTTACAATGCTTCTCATGTTTCTATATTTGCCCAGATTCCACAGTTTGCACTCATTGGCTTTGGTGAAGTATTTACTAGTATCGcag TCCTTTCACAACAGTTATCACAATATtctgtatatttctttttccttagGTTTGGAATTTGCATATTCCCAAGCACCGGAAAGTTTGAAAGGATTGGTCATGGGAATTTACCTGTTCACTAA